In the genome of Nocardia sp. NBC_00416, one region contains:
- a CDS encoding TIGR03668 family PPOX class F420-dependent oxidoreductase, translating into MRLDARQARARFAEARVARLATVTAEGLPHIVPIVFAVAGDIVYTAVDAKPKSTTALHRLANIEANPNIAVLADFYDEDWSRLWWVRADGPARIAAGDEARQGLDRLTARYPVYVAQPPPGPVIALDIRRWSGWAAS; encoded by the coding sequence ATGCGGCTGGACGCACGGCAGGCGCGGGCGCGGTTCGCCGAGGCCCGGGTGGCCAGGCTGGCGACCGTCACCGCCGAGGGGCTACCGCATATCGTGCCGATCGTATTCGCGGTCGCCGGTGACATCGTCTACACGGCGGTCGACGCGAAACCGAAATCGACCACCGCGCTGCACCGGCTGGCCAATATCGAGGCGAACCCGAATATCGCTGTGCTGGCCGATTTCTACGACGAGGACTGGTCTCGCCTGTGGTGGGTCCGGGCCGACGGGCCGGCCCGGATCGCTGCGGGGGACGAGGCGCGGCAGGGTCTGGATCGGCTGACCGCGCGCTATCCGGTGTACGTGGCCCAGCCGCCGCCGGGGCCGGTGATCGCGCTGGACATCAGACGCTGGTCCGGCTGGGCGGCGAGCTGA
- the mshB gene encoding N-acetyl-1-D-myo-inositol-2-amino-2-deoxy-alpha-D-glucopyranoside deacetylase, translating to MTETADPGAGGLLLVHAHPDDETITTGGTIAHYRRLGVPVTVLTCTLGEEGEVVGEQWAGLTADHADQLGGYRIGELTRALAELGAGPPCFLGGAGRWRDSGMAGTPSAEHPRAFVNAGDAAVESLTEVILRLRPRVVVTYDPQGGYGHPDHIQAHRVTTAAVAAAAERGWDTPKFYWTVTDGDILRDHLRALARRTVDDLPGALPAGWRLAAENELACVPGDTVTTTIDVAEVLAGKRAALRAHATQLTVAPSGREFALTNMIAQPVLPEEHFVLVRGRARPGGVDGREDDLFAGLA from the coding sequence GTGACCGAGACCGCCGACCCCGGTGCGGGCGGACTGCTGCTGGTCCACGCGCACCCCGACGACGAGACGATCACCACCGGGGGCACTATCGCCCACTATCGGCGACTCGGGGTACCGGTCACCGTACTGACCTGCACACTCGGCGAAGAGGGCGAAGTGGTCGGCGAGCAGTGGGCGGGCCTGACCGCGGACCACGCCGATCAACTGGGCGGTTACCGGATCGGCGAACTCACCCGGGCGCTCGCCGAACTCGGCGCCGGACCCCCCTGCTTCCTGGGGGGAGCCGGGCGCTGGCGTGACTCCGGGATGGCCGGCACCCCGTCGGCCGAGCATCCGCGGGCCTTCGTCAACGCCGGCGACGCGGCGGTCGAATCGCTCACCGAGGTGATCCTGCGACTGCGACCGCGCGTGGTGGTGACCTACGACCCGCAGGGCGGATACGGCCACCCGGACCATATCCAGGCCCACCGTGTTACGACCGCGGCCGTGGCGGCCGCCGCCGAGCGGGGCTGGGACACGCCCAAGTTCTATTGGACCGTGACCGACGGCGATATCCTGCGCGATCATCTGCGGGCCCTGGCCCGGCGCACGGTCGACGACCTGCCCGGTGCCCTGCCGGCGGGCTGGCGGCTGGCCGCGGAGAACGAGTTGGCGTGCGTCCCGGGCGATACGGTGACGACGACCATCGATGTCGCGGAGGTGCTGGCCGGTAAACGCGCCGCACTGCGGGCCCACGCCACCCAGCTCACGGTCGCACCCTCGGGCCGGGAATTCGCGTTGACCAACATGATCGCCCAACCGGTGCTGCCGGAAGAGCATTTCGTACTGGTCCGTGGCCGGGCCCGGCCCGGCGGCGTGGACGGCCGGGAAGACGACCTGTTCGCCGGACTGGCGTAG
- a CDS encoding TerD family protein, protein MSTNPPVTRRSPAAGTVKAMITLKKEDGAADLAGISKLSVGVSWDPSAGASGGALGWARRKKGVDLDLIAILMQGSEPVRFAGLDSLDPLGNNSVLHSGDEQTGAAAGDDETVHVTFADIPGGIDAIVFVAAAFKKGSSFEKANNISFKVYDASGGSSQQVADIWPSLLGADNANAVARTFRNGNVWQLEVLNRKGKIKQGDKQALLRFAMGGGS, encoded by the coding sequence ATGAGTACGAATCCGCCGGTCACCCGCCGTTCGCCGGCAGCCGGTACGGTGAAAGCCATGATCACGCTCAAAAAAGAAGACGGCGCAGCGGATCTCGCGGGGATCTCCAAGCTGAGCGTCGGAGTCAGCTGGGACCCCTCCGCTGGCGCCAGCGGTGGCGCGCTCGGCTGGGCGCGCCGCAAGAAGGGGGTGGACCTGGACCTGATCGCCATCCTCATGCAGGGCAGCGAGCCGGTCCGCTTCGCCGGACTGGATTCGCTGGACCCGCTGGGCAACAACTCGGTTCTGCACTCGGGCGACGAGCAGACCGGCGCGGCGGCCGGTGACGACGAAACCGTGCACGTCACCTTCGCCGACATCCCGGGCGGTATCGACGCCATCGTCTTCGTCGCGGCGGCCTTCAAGAAGGGCAGTTCCTTCGAGAAGGCGAACAACATCTCCTTCAAGGTCTACGACGCTTCCGGCGGTAGCAGCCAGCAGGTGGCCGATATCTGGCCGTCGCTGCTGGGCGCGGACAACGCGAACGCGGTGGCCCGGACGTTCCGCAACGGCAATGTCTGGCAGCTCGAGGTGCTCAACCGCAAGGGCAAGATCAAACAGGGCGACAAGCAGGCGCTGCTGCGGTTCGCTATGGGCGGCGGCTCCTGA
- a CDS encoding MarR family winged helix-turn-helix transcriptional regulator produces the protein MSDSAALPAATAAADRRDPEVLARLVLELTLLSRQYPAARRNSPFQLDRSAYLILTRLQLGEPLSLRELAEAFGLDVSTINRQVAAMLDQDLVERVPDPDGGVARKIRPSEKGLRIFRADLDLQQRGVGAALADWPDDDVDQLVRLMERFNEGIEGIARHPWPRPHRPTDSPGG, from the coding sequence ATGTCCGATTCGGCTGCTCTGCCCGCCGCGACCGCGGCGGCCGATCGCCGGGACCCAGAGGTCCTCGCGCGGCTCGTCCTGGAACTGACTCTACTGTCCCGGCAGTACCCGGCCGCGCGCCGGAATTCGCCGTTCCAGCTGGACAGATCCGCCTACCTGATCCTCACCCGGTTACAGCTGGGCGAACCGCTGTCCCTGCGCGAACTTGCCGAGGCATTCGGCTTGGACGTGTCCACGATCAACCGCCAGGTCGCCGCCATGCTGGACCAGGACCTGGTGGAGCGGGTGCCCGACCCCGACGGCGGAGTCGCGCGCAAAATACGGCCGAGCGAGAAGGGACTCCGGATTTTCCGGGCCGATCTCGACCTGCAACAACGCGGAGTGGGCGCCGCGCTCGCCGATTGGCCCGACGACGACGTGGATCAGCTGGTCCGGCTGATGGAACGGTTCAACGAAGGCATCGAGGGGATCGCCCGGCACCCCTGGCCGCGGCCGCACCGGCCCACAGATTCTCCGGGTGGATGA
- a CDS encoding 4a-hydroxytetrahydrobiopterin dehydratase, with protein MTTPLLSESEIAAALESLPEWTRAGDSLTRTVAAATFPAGIELVRQVADIAETANHHPDIDIRWRKVTFTLSTHSAGGLTAQDVALAREIDRLAR; from the coding sequence ATGACCACACCACTGCTTTCCGAATCCGAGATCGCCGCCGCGCTCGAATCGCTGCCGGAGTGGACCCGCGCCGGTGATTCGCTGACCCGGACCGTCGCGGCCGCCACCTTTCCCGCCGGAATAGAACTGGTGCGACAGGTGGCCGATATCGCAGAGACCGCGAACCATCATCCCGATATCGACATCCGCTGGCGCAAGGTGACCTTCACGCTCTCCACGCATTCCGCCGGTGGGCTCACGGCACAGGACGTGGCGCTGGCCCGTGAGATAGATCGGCTGGCACGGTAG
- a CDS encoding ABC transporter family substrate-binding protein: protein MPNVISGRRAVWRGLLVLAAVLIPVTAGCTADPPPPIASTDSPKTEPAQPTKNTVVVAIDDIGIGFNPHLRSNQSPATAAVAAMVLPSPFRPTPDPALPGGTLWIPDTALVDSATVTSQTPFTVTYKLKDQANWSDGAPIAAEDFHYLWQQMITQPGVIDPAGYRLISEVRSSGGGKTVSVVFNQPYPAWPHLFANLLPSHLMKDSPGGFQRTLVEQIPVSGGNFTIESADPGRDEILLERNDRFWGTPARPDQILLRRGGTPAQLADSLRTGDTQMALVHGGVATQSQLAAIPSVRTAIMPQSRQLRLTLNGREGVLSDHRVRTAVLALLDPALLATVGAQTGNWVEPVRAQVLSPSDPGYAPTEPPRLNPDQAFGLLAEAGFGRAPEPPPVSATSPAPRPRSLARNGEPLVLRIGAVTGDDTALAVANTAADQLRSAGIDASVRNLAADELYGKGLVENTVDAVVGWEATGGDPATALASRYGCPPEPPAAPAKDGAETEVPAAVEAARRAPSNLSGICDPQFQPSIDGALHGVEVPRTLAEAEPRLWGESTVLPIVQDNVVAAAGPSVDGASLSGAIQAGIFGDAAMWRRMP from the coding sequence GTGCCGAACGTGATTTCGGGGAGGCGCGCGGTGTGGCGCGGGCTGCTGGTGCTCGCAGCGGTGCTCATTCCGGTGACGGCCGGATGCACCGCCGACCCGCCGCCGCCCATCGCCAGTACGGACAGCCCGAAAACCGAGCCGGCGCAGCCGACCAAGAACACGGTCGTCGTCGCCATCGACGACATCGGCATCGGATTCAATCCACATCTGCGGTCCAACCAGTCCCCGGCGACCGCCGCGGTGGCCGCGATGGTGTTGCCGAGCCCGTTCCGGCCGACACCCGATCCGGCGTTGCCCGGCGGGACGCTCTGGATACCGGACACCGCCCTGGTCGATTCGGCGACGGTGACCTCCCAGACGCCGTTCACCGTCACCTACAAGCTGAAGGACCAGGCCAACTGGTCCGACGGCGCGCCGATCGCGGCCGAGGACTTCCATTACCTCTGGCAGCAGATGATCACCCAGCCGGGTGTCATCGACCCGGCCGGTTACCGCCTCATCTCCGAGGTCCGTTCCTCGGGCGGCGGCAAAACCGTGTCCGTGGTGTTCAACCAGCCGTATCCGGCGTGGCCGCATCTGTTCGCGAATCTGTTGCCCTCGCATCTGATGAAGGATTCGCCGGGCGGCTTCCAGCGGACGCTGGTCGAGCAGATACCGGTGTCGGGCGGCAATTTCACCATCGAATCCGCCGACCCGGGTCGGGACGAGATCCTGCTGGAACGAAACGACCGCTTCTGGGGCACCCCGGCCCGCCCCGACCAGATCCTGCTGCGGCGCGGCGGCACCCCCGCCCAGCTGGCGGATTCGCTGCGCACCGGCGATACGCAGATGGCACTGGTACACGGCGGGGTCGCTACCCAGTCCCAGCTGGCCGCGATCCCCTCGGTCCGCACGGCCATCATGCCGCAGTCCCGCCAACTCCGGCTCACGCTGAACGGCCGCGAGGGCGTACTCAGCGATCACCGGGTCCGGACGGCGGTGCTGGCGCTCCTCGATCCGGCGCTGCTGGCCACAGTCGGCGCGCAAACCGGGAACTGGGTGGAACCGGTGCGCGCACAAGTGCTCTCCCCTTCCGATCCCGGCTACGCCCCGACCGAGCCACCCCGGCTCAACCCCGACCAGGCCTTCGGTCTACTGGCCGAGGCCGGATTCGGCCGCGCCCCCGAACCACCGCCCGTCTCGGCGACCTCACCGGCGCCGCGGCCGCGCTCGCTGGCTCGCAACGGTGAGCCGCTGGTACTCCGGATCGGTGCGGTGACCGGCGACGATACCGCGCTCGCTGTGGCCAATACCGCCGCCGACCAGCTGCGCAGCGCCGGAATCGACGCCTCGGTGCGCAATCTCGCTGCGGACGAACTGTACGGAAAAGGCCTGGTGGAGAACACGGTCGACGCCGTCGTCGGCTGGGAGGCGACCGGTGGCGATCCCGCGACCGCCCTGGCCTCGCGCTACGGCTGCCCGCCCGAACCACCCGCCGCGCCCGCGAAAGACGGCGCGGAAACCGAGGTTCCGGCCGCCGTGGAAGCGGCCCGCCGGGCTCCGAGCAATCTGTCCGGTATCTGCGATCCGCAATTCCAGCCGTCGATCGACGGCGCCCTGCACGGTGTCGAGGTGCCACGGACCCTCGCCGAAGCCGAACCCCGGCTGTGGGGAGAGTCCACGGTGCTGCCGATCGTGCAGGACAATGTGGTCGCCGCGGCCGGCCCCTCGGTGGACGGCGCCTCGCTCAGCGGTGCGATCCAGGCCGGGATCTTCGGTGACGCGGCGATGTGGCGGCGGATGCCGTGA
- a CDS encoding VWA domain-containing protein, translating into MTAADRYSYGPYHEGPDPLAPPLDLREALSEIGREVMEGSSPRSALEELLRRGTSGMPGLEELTRRLWERRAEISHSHRLDGTLQQVRELLDKAVEAERRELFPDPSDDARFAEMRLDALPSSTAGAVNELGEYPWRSETGRENYQKIRDLLGEELLASRFQGMKQALQSTTPQDVERVRRMMSDLNDLLAAHARGEDTGARFAEFMAEHGEFFPENPRDTDELIDALAARAAAAQRMMNSMSAQQRAELSELIGQAFGDPRIAQQIADLDANLRTLRPGQDWESARRFRGQDPLGMGEAVEAMQDLGELDELAAQLAQSYPGARLEDIDLEMLERQLGADARVDAARLAELERELSRQGLFERSADGSLRLTPKALRRLGEVALRDIVGKLRSRKGQRETALAGAAGEPTGATRPWQFGDTEPWDVSRTVRNAVLRTAATGDGTVTLDVADVEITETEQRSRAAVALCVDTSWSMVQDGRWVPMKRTALALQHLISTRFRSDALELITFGRHAATVDIAELTGLEPVWEQGTNLHHALLLAGRHLRRHPDAVPVVLVVTDGEPTAHLDPDGTAYFNWPPDRRTLAVTMTQVDSLARLGASISVFMLGEEPRLAAFVDLVARRGGGRVVAPDLDGLGAAVVSDYLRGRRR; encoded by the coding sequence ATGACAGCGGCGGACCGTTATTCCTACGGGCCCTACCATGAAGGGCCCGATCCGTTGGCGCCCCCACTCGATCTGCGAGAGGCGCTCTCGGAGATCGGACGCGAGGTGATGGAGGGTTCCTCGCCGCGTTCGGCGCTCGAAGAGCTGTTGCGGCGCGGGACGAGCGGGATGCCCGGACTCGAGGAGCTGACCCGGCGCCTGTGGGAGCGACGGGCCGAGATCTCGCACTCGCATCGGCTGGACGGCACGCTCCAGCAGGTCCGGGAACTGCTGGACAAGGCAGTGGAGGCCGAGCGGCGGGAGCTGTTCCCGGACCCGTCCGACGATGCGCGGTTCGCCGAAATGCGGTTGGACGCACTGCCGTCGAGCACCGCGGGCGCGGTGAACGAACTCGGCGAATATCCGTGGCGCTCCGAAACCGGCCGCGAGAACTACCAGAAGATTCGCGATCTGCTCGGCGAGGAACTGCTGGCCTCCCGCTTTCAGGGCATGAAGCAGGCCTTGCAGAGCACGACCCCGCAGGACGTGGAGCGCGTCCGGCGGATGATGTCGGACCTCAACGACCTGCTCGCCGCGCACGCCCGCGGCGAGGACACCGGTGCGCGGTTCGCCGAGTTCATGGCCGAACACGGGGAGTTCTTCCCGGAGAATCCGCGCGACACCGACGAATTGATCGACGCGCTGGCCGCTCGCGCCGCGGCCGCGCAGCGAATGATGAATTCGATGTCGGCGCAGCAGCGCGCCGAACTGAGCGAACTCATCGGACAGGCGTTCGGCGATCCGCGGATCGCGCAGCAGATCGCCGATCTGGACGCGAACCTGCGCACCCTGCGCCCCGGGCAGGACTGGGAGTCGGCGCGGCGTTTCCGCGGGCAGGACCCGCTGGGCATGGGCGAGGCTGTCGAGGCGATGCAGGACCTCGGCGAACTCGACGAGCTCGCCGCCCAGCTCGCCCAGTCCTATCCCGGTGCGCGGCTGGAAGATATCGACCTGGAGATGCTGGAGCGGCAGCTGGGCGCCGACGCCCGGGTCGACGCGGCCCGGCTGGCCGAACTGGAGCGGGAACTGAGCCGGCAGGGCCTGTTCGAACGCTCCGCCGACGGATCGCTGCGGCTCACCCCGAAGGCGCTGCGCCGGCTGGGCGAGGTCGCGTTGCGGGATATCGTCGGGAAATTGCGGAGTCGGAAAGGTCAGCGCGAAACCGCACTCGCCGGCGCGGCCGGTGAGCCGACCGGCGCGACCCGCCCGTGGCAGTTCGGCGACACCGAGCCCTGGGATGTCTCGCGCACGGTGCGCAACGCGGTACTGCGGACCGCCGCCACCGGGGACGGCACCGTGACCCTGGATGTGGCGGATGTGGAGATCACCGAGACAGAACAGCGCTCCCGGGCAGCGGTCGCGCTGTGCGTCGACACCTCGTGGTCGATGGTGCAGGACGGTCGCTGGGTGCCGATGAAACGGACGGCGCTGGCACTGCAACACCTGATCAGCACGCGATTCCGGTCCGACGCACTGGAACTGATCACCTTCGGCCGGCATGCCGCGACAGTGGATATCGCGGAACTGACCGGCCTGGAACCGGTCTGGGAACAAGGCACGAATCTGCACCACGCGCTACTGCTGGCCGGACGGCATCTGCGCCGGCATCCCGACGCGGTACCGGTGGTGCTGGTGGTCACCGACGGTGAGCCGACCGCCCACTTGGACCCGGACGGTACGGCCTACTTCAATTGGCCGCCGGACCGTCGCACCCTGGCCGTCACCATGACCCAGGTGGATTCGCTCGCCCGGCTGGGCGCCTCGATCTCGGTGTTCATGCTGGGTGAGGAACCGCGGCTCGCGGCGTTCGTGGATCTGGTGGCCCGGCGCGGCGGCGGACGCGTGGTGGCGCCCGACCTGGACGGGCTCGGCGCCGCGGTGGTCAGTGACTATCTGCGGGGCCGGCGGCGCTGA
- a CDS encoding DUF1906 domain-containing protein, with product MVSALSRRALLGYTAAAVAAGAAGSTFGVPRTGTPRAAAASLGTLLDYAGGVPSAAAIKAAGHTGVIRYVSDRRPGAEWMAGKPLLAGEVAELREAGLTVVSCYQFGKGPTADWRGGLEAGKRHAERGLALHRAAGGPDGRPIYASIDDNPTPVDFATMILPYLYGWQTVIGRENTGVYANAPTIDLARTAGVGSWFWQHDWGTAPGYVHPAAHLHQFEIDDRTVDGVGVDVNDILAAEYGAW from the coding sequence ATGGTTTCTGCCCTGTCTCGTCGTGCTCTGCTCGGGTACACGGCTGCCGCCGTGGCCGCCGGCGCGGCGGGTTCGACATTCGGCGTTCCCCGGACCGGCACTCCCCGGGCCGCGGCGGCATCGCTGGGGACGCTGCTCGACTACGCGGGTGGAGTGCCGTCCGCGGCGGCGATCAAGGCGGCCGGCCACACCGGTGTCATCCGCTATGTCTCGGATCGGCGGCCGGGGGCGGAATGGATGGCCGGGAAACCGCTGCTGGCCGGGGAAGTCGCGGAGCTGCGGGAAGCGGGGCTGACGGTGGTGTCCTGCTACCAGTTCGGGAAAGGGCCCACCGCCGATTGGCGGGGTGGACTGGAGGCCGGTAAACGGCACGCCGAGCGAGGACTCGCGCTGCACCGGGCGGCCGGCGGGCCGGACGGTCGGCCGATCTACGCCTCTATCGACGACAACCCCACCCCGGTGGACTTCGCGACCATGATCCTGCCCTACCTGTACGGCTGGCAGACAGTCATCGGGCGGGAGAACACCGGCGTCTACGCCAACGCTCCCACCATCGACCTGGCCCGGACCGCGGGCGTGGGTTCCTGGTTCTGGCAGCACGATTGGGGGACGGCGCCAGGATACGTCCATCCGGCCGCGCACCTGCACCAGTTCGAGATCGACGATCGCACGGTCGACGGTGTCGGGGTGGACGTCAACGATATCCTCGCCGCGGAGTACGGAGCCTGGTGA
- a CDS encoding sigma 54-interacting transcriptional regulator, whose product MTVPTDLPATAGALRAAGYAPRSVKAEIRENLLARLGAGEDPWPGIVGFDRTVLPQLERALLAGHDVVLLGERGQGKTRLLRTVIELLDEWTPVIDGVELGEHPLEPISPEGLRRAAELGDDLPVAWRHRSQRYAEKLATPDTSVGDLIGDVDPVKVAQGRSLGDPETIHFGLVPRAHRGIVAVNELPDLAERIQVALLNVMEERDIQVRGYTLRLPLDVLLVATANPEDYTNRGRIITPLKDRFGAEIRTHYPLTVETEMALVRQEAELVAEVGDPLIEVLARFVRRLRESPAIDQRSGVSARFAVAAAETVGAAALRRAALTGENPAVARPVDLESVPAVLRGKLEFESGEEGREQEHLTHMLRRAFAETARDRLGGLDLRPLADAVDEGHLVTTGERVPGTQVLSALPELPVLHEVALRLGVAAGDPPQRIAAAVEFALESLYLARQVAKDSDDEGSAVYGG is encoded by the coding sequence GTGACTGTGCCAACAGACCTGCCCGCCACCGCGGGCGCGTTGCGGGCGGCCGGGTATGCGCCGCGGAGTGTCAAGGCCGAGATCCGGGAGAACCTGCTGGCCCGGCTGGGTGCGGGCGAGGATCCGTGGCCCGGGATCGTCGGCTTCGACCGGACCGTTCTGCCGCAATTGGAGCGCGCGCTGCTCGCCGGTCACGATGTGGTTCTGCTCGGCGAACGGGGGCAGGGCAAGACCAGGCTGTTGCGGACCGTGATCGAACTGCTCGACGAATGGACGCCGGTGATCGACGGTGTCGAACTGGGCGAGCACCCGCTGGAACCGATCAGCCCGGAGGGTTTACGGCGGGCGGCCGAACTCGGTGACGATCTGCCGGTCGCCTGGCGGCACCGGTCGCAGCGTTACGCCGAGAAGCTCGCGACACCCGATACCTCAGTGGGTGACCTGATCGGTGACGTCGACCCTGTGAAGGTCGCGCAGGGGCGCAGCCTGGGCGATCCGGAAACCATCCATTTCGGGCTGGTTCCGCGTGCGCACCGCGGGATCGTGGCCGTGAACGAACTACCCGATCTCGCCGAGCGTATCCAGGTCGCACTGCTGAACGTCATGGAGGAGCGCGATATCCAGGTGCGCGGATACACCCTGCGGCTACCCCTCGACGTGCTGCTGGTGGCGACCGCCAACCCCGAGGACTACACCAACCGAGGCCGGATCATCACCCCGCTCAAGGACCGTTTCGGCGCCGAGATCCGAACGCACTATCCGCTGACCGTGGAGACGGAGATGGCGCTGGTGCGTCAGGAAGCCGAACTGGTCGCCGAGGTAGGGGACCCGCTGATCGAGGTGCTGGCACGGTTCGTCCGGCGGCTGCGGGAGTCCCCGGCCATCGACCAGCGCTCCGGTGTCTCGGCGCGGTTCGCGGTGGCCGCAGCCGAGACCGTGGGCGCGGCGGCGCTGCGCCGGGCCGCGCTGACCGGGGAGAATCCGGCGGTCGCCCGGCCGGTGGATCTGGAATCTGTCCCGGCGGTGCTGCGCGGGAAACTGGAATTCGAATCCGGTGAGGAAGGCCGCGAACAGGAGCATCTCACCCATATGCTGCGGCGCGCCTTCGCCGAAACGGCGCGTGACCGCCTCGGCGGGCTGGATCTGCGGCCGTTGGCCGACGCCGTGGACGAGGGGCATTTGGTGACGACCGGTGAGCGGGTCCCCGGTACGCAGGTATTGTCCGCGCTACCGGAATTGCCGGTACTGCACGAGGTGGCCCTGCGGCTCGGCGTAGCGGCGGGTGATCCGCCGCAGCGGATCGCGGCCGCTGTCGAGTTCGCGCTCGAGTCGCTGTACCTGGCACGTCAGGTGGCCAAGGATTCCGATGACGAGGGCAGCGCGGTGTACGGCGGATGA
- the typA gene encoding translational GTPase TypA, translating into MSSTRDFRNVAIVAHVDHGKTTLVDAMLRQSGAFAERAEPVDRVMDSGDLEREKGITILAKNTAVHRHHPDGSVTVINVIDTPGHADFGGEVERGLSMVDGVVLLVDASEGPLPQTRFVLRKALSACLPVILVVNKTDRPDARIAEVVEESHDLLLDLASDLDDDAAEAAELALDLPVLYASGRAGKASKEQPQNGEVPNAENLDALFDVLLENIPAPKGDPAAALQAHVTNLDASAFLGRLALVRIHNGELRKGQNVAWMHADGVKTVKITELLQTIGVERQPGEVAVAGDIVAVAGISDIMIGDTLADPEEPVALPRITVDEPAIAVVIGTNTSPLVGRVKGHKLTARMVKSRLDQELVGNVSLRVLDIGRPDAWEVQGRGELALAILVEQMRREGFELTVGKPQVVTRQVNGKVHEPYEELTIDCPDEYLGAITQLLAARKGKMVQMTNHAAGWVRMEFIVPSRGLIGFRTDFLTETRGTGIANAVSHGYAPWAGEIRARHTGSLVSDRAGSVTPFAMIQLADRGQFFVEPGAETYEGMVVGINPRAEDLDINVTKEKKLTNMRSSTADVMETLAKPLQLDLEAAMEFCAGDECVEVTPEFVRVRKVTLPANERARELSRRKARDRASL; encoded by the coding sequence GTGTCGTCTACACGCGATTTTCGCAACGTAGCCATCGTGGCCCACGTCGACCACGGTAAGACGACGCTCGTCGACGCCATGCTGCGGCAGTCCGGGGCGTTCGCCGAACGAGCCGAGCCCGTGGATCGGGTGATGGACTCCGGCGACCTGGAACGCGAGAAGGGCATCACCATTCTCGCCAAGAACACCGCCGTCCATCGGCACCATCCCGACGGCAGCGTCACGGTCATCAATGTCATCGACACCCCCGGCCACGCCGATTTCGGCGGTGAGGTCGAACGCGGCCTGTCCATGGTCGACGGTGTGGTGCTGCTGGTCGACGCCTCCGAGGGCCCGCTGCCGCAGACCCGGTTCGTGCTGCGCAAGGCGCTGTCGGCCTGTCTGCCGGTGATCCTGGTGGTCAACAAGACCGACCGGCCCGACGCGCGGATCGCCGAGGTCGTCGAGGAGAGCCACGACCTGCTGCTGGACCTGGCCTCCGATCTCGACGACGACGCCGCCGAAGCCGCCGAACTCGCGCTGGACCTGCCGGTCCTCTACGCCTCCGGTCGCGCGGGCAAGGCATCCAAGGAGCAGCCGCAGAACGGCGAGGTGCCGAACGCGGAGAATCTGGACGCGCTGTTCGACGTGCTGCTGGAGAACATCCCCGCCCCCAAGGGCGATCCGGCCGCCGCGCTGCAGGCTCACGTCACCAACCTCGACGCCTCCGCCTTCCTGGGCCGGCTCGCGCTCGTCCGGATCCACAACGGCGAACTCCGCAAAGGCCAGAACGTCGCGTGGATGCACGCCGACGGGGTGAAGACGGTCAAGATCACCGAACTGCTGCAGACCATCGGCGTCGAACGGCAGCCGGGTGAGGTCGCGGTGGCCGGCGATATCGTCGCCGTCGCCGGCATCTCCGACATCATGATCGGCGATACCCTCGCCGATCCGGAGGAGCCCGTCGCGCTGCCGCGCATCACGGTGGACGAACCCGCCATCGCGGTGGTCATCGGCACCAACACCTCGCCGCTGGTCGGCCGGGTGAAGGGCCACAAGCTGACCGCGCGGATGGTGAAGTCGCGGCTCGACCAGGAACTGGTGGGCAACGTCTCACTGCGTGTGCTCGATATCGGGCGCCCGGACGCCTGGGAGGTCCAGGGCCGTGGCGAACTCGCGTTGGCCATCCTGGTCGAACAGATGCGACGTGAGGGTTTCGAGCTGACCGTCGGCAAACCGCAGGTGGTGACCCGGCAGGTCAACGGCAAGGTGCACGAGCCCTACGAAGAACTCACCATCGACTGCCCGGACGAATACCTGGGCGCCATCACTCAGCTGCTGGCCGCCCGCAAGGGCAAGATGGTGCAGATGACCAACCACGCCGCGGGCTGGGTGCGGATGGAATTCATCGTGCCCTCGCGCGGGCTGATCGGATTCCGTACCGATTTCCTGACCGAAACCCGCGGCACCGGTATCGCCAATGCCGTCTCGCACGGTTACGCGCCGTGGGCCGGTGAGATCCGGGCCCGGCACACCGGGTCACTGGTCTCCGACCGGGCCGGCAGCGTGACCCCGTTCGCCATGATCCAGCTCGCCGATCGCGGGCAGTTCTTCGTCGAGCCGGGCGCGGAAACCTATGAGGGCATGGTCGTCGGGATCAACCCGCGCGCCGAGGACCTCGATATCAATGTGACCAAGGAGAAGAAGCTCACCAATATGCGGTCCTCCACCGCCGATGTCATGGAGACGCTCGCCAAGCCACTCCAGCTGGACCTGGAAGCCGCCATGGAATTCTGCGCGGGCGACGAATGCGTCGAGGTGACGCCGGAGTTCGTGCGGGTGCGCAAGGTCACACTGCCCGCCAACGAGCGGGCCCGTGAGCTGTCGCGCCGCAAGGCGCGCGACCGGGCATCGCTGTAA